The Couchioplanes caeruleus sequence CGCCAGGTGGCCCTGGCCGTCCTGGCGCACGTTGCTGGTCGAGTTCGTGTAGTACTGCTGCTCGTTGTTGCCCCAGCCGCTGCCGCCGATGTCGAACTTCCACTTCGCCGGGTCGACCGGGGTGCCGGCTGCGCCGTTGAACTCGTCGGAGAAGGTGATGCCGCCGATGGCGGCATCGGCGGCGTCGGTGCGGGAGGTGGCGGCCAGGCCGCCCGCGATGGTGACCGCGACCACGGCCGCGGCGAGCAGGGTGCGCATGGGGATGAGCCTCCGGGGAAGAGGTCGTTAAAACTTTATTACGCAGTCTTTACAGATTGACTCATGTCAGTCAATGAAAGACCGGTACCGGAACCCCCGGAGGCCCCCTTCTACTCAGACTTTTTTGAAGAGGCTCACCAAAGTGGTCGGCTCCCAACCCGGCAGCGAGGTGTGCGCCTCGAGCACCCGGTAGTCCGCACCCTTGAACTTGACGACGTCGCCCACCTTGTAGTCGGTGAACGCCTTCCATGCCGGCGCGGCCGCGGCGGCGGGAGCGGACGTCGTCGGCGGCGCCGCGGGCGGCTCCGTCGTGGCCGGAGGAGCCGTCGACTCCTCCACCGGCGGAGTGGTCGGCGGGACGGTCGTCGGGCTCTCCGCCGGTGCGGTGGTCGCCGGAGCGGGAGAAGACGGCGTGGCGGGCGGGGCCGAGGGCTCCGGGGTCGCGGGCAAGGCGCCCAGGCGCACGAAGTCCACGGTCATCCGCGCCGGTAGGTCCGCCTCGCGGGCGTCGGTGACGAACAGGCTCAGGCTCAGCCGGAACAACTGGTCCGTCCCGTTCTGCGGCGCCGCCGTCTGCTGGAGCACCTCACCGTCGCGCGACAGGGTGACCGAATCCGGCGTCCAGGCGAGCGCGTAGGTGTGGAACTCGCCGTCCTCGATCGGGTCGGTGAGCAGGTTGACCGCGGCGGGGTTGGTGCGATTGGCGCCGAAGAGCGCGAACGCGGGGCGCAGGCCGTCGCCGTCCGGAACCTTGATCTTGGCTTCGATCTGCCCGGAGGCGCGGCGGAACAGGCTCCGGCTGACGAGCTGGGCCGAGGTGAGGCCGTTGCGGTCGCTGTCGCGGGCCACGATGACCAGGTTGCCGTCGCCGTCGAGCCGCGCGTTGCGAGTGCTCTGGCTGAACGTCAGGCCGTTGCCGGTGCTGGCGGTGTTCAGGAACCACTTCTGCGGGTCGACGGTGCTGCCCTCGCGGCCGCGGAATTCGTCCGAGAACTCCTCGAGGGAGGCGATGGTCCGGATGGTGTTGTTGCGCCACTCCGACGCGTCCGCACTGTCGTTGCGGGTGGGCAGCCAGATCGCGGTGGCCAGGCCGGCGCTCGCCACGGCCAGGGTGACCAGGAGCCGGGGGCGTATCCAGGCATGCTTCAGTGGCGCGCTGTGTCGCGGCACGGGGGGACCTCCGGTGGGCGGGGGTACTTATGCGTCAGTGAGACCTAAGAAGATTCCCGCGGAAAGGTCAAGTGCTCATCCGCGAATCCACAAGAACATTCGGCTTTTCTCATTCCTGTGCGTTCGAGATGTGTGAGGTCGTCCCTTCGGTGCCTGATTTGATCTCGAATGTGGTGCCGGGTCCCGGCCGCCCGGCTCGGTCTTCTCCTGCCCGGTCGTACGGCGCCTACCGGCAATTCGTTCACCACGACTGCGAAATTAGTAGGGTCTGCCCATGACGGAGACCAGTGGGCTGCAGACGCCTCTGTGGCGGGCGATCGCCGTGTACCGGATCGCCGCCCTGGTCTACGTCGGCATCCTCGTCGTGCGCAACGTCGGCGCGTACGAACGGCCGCTCTTCGCCTGGCCGGTGCTCGCCCTGACCGCGGCCTGGACGGTCTTCACCACGTACGCGTACGCGGTGCCGGCCCGCCGCAAGCCGCCGCTGCTCGTGGCCGACCTGGTCGTCACCATGGGGGTGATGGCCTCCAGCGCCGTGATCGTCGGACCGGAGGCGCTCAAGGACGGCCGCCCCACCCTGGCGGTCGCCTGGCACGTCGCCCCGGTCATCGCCTGGGCCGTCGCCGGCGGCCGGCGCTGGGGCATCGCCGCGGCGCTCGCGATGGGCGCCACGGACCTCGTCGTGCGCAACCACTACGACCAGGCAGCGTTCACCGGCACGGTGCTGATGCTGCTCGCCGCCCTCGCCGTCGGCTACCTGGTCGGCATCGCCGAGATCTCCCAGCAGCGGCTCGAACGCGCCATTCAGCTCGAAGCCGCCACCCGGGAGCGGGAACGCCTGGCCCGCGACATCCACGACTCGGTGCTGCAGGTTCTCGCCCTCGTCAAGCGGCGCGGCGCGGGCCTCGACGGGGAGGCCGGCGAGCTGGCCCGGCTCGCCGGCGAGCAGGAGGTCGCGCTGCGCACCCTCGTCACCGGCCGGATCCCCGACCTCGCCGACGACCACGCCGACGTCGATCTGATGACGTTGCTCGACCCGTACGCGTCGGCCACGGTGTCGGTGGCCGCGCCCGCCGGCGCGGTCCGCCTGCCGTCCCGGACCGCCACCGAGGTCGCGGCCGCCGTGTCGGCGGCGCTGGACAACGTGAGGACGCACTGCGCGCCCGGGACGAAGGTGTGGGTCCTGGTGGAGGACGAGCCGGAGTCGGTGACCGTCAGCGTCCGCGACGACGGGTGCGGCATCGCGCCGGAGCGGCTCGACGAGGCGGAGTCCCAGGGGCGGCTCGGGGTCGCCCAGTCGATCCGGGGACGCGTCGGCGACCTCGGCGGGACCGTACGCATCGTCTCCGCGCCGGGTCAGGGCACCGAGGTCGAGCTGACCGTGCCCCGGCCATCGCTAGGCTGACCCCGTGGCAGTCAGGGTGATGGTGGTGGACGACCACCCGATGTGGCGCGACGGCGTGGCCCGCGACCTCGCGGCGGCGGGTTACGACGTGGTCGCGACCACCGGCGAGGGACGCCAGGCCGTGCGCATCGCGGGCGCGGCCCGTCCGGACGTGGTGGTCCTCGACCTTCAGCTCCCGGACGTCTCCGGGGTGGAGGTCATCAACGGCCTGCTCGAGGCCGTTCCGGGGGTCCGGGTGCTGATGCTGTCGGCCAGCGGGGAGCAGCAGAGCGTGCTCGACGCGGTGAAGGCGGGAGCCTCCGGCTATCTGCTGAAGTCGGCGGCGCAGGCCGAGTTCCTGGACGCGGTGGCGCGGACGGCGGCCGGGGACACCGTCTTCACGCCGGGGCTGGCGGGCCTGGTCCTGGGGGAGTTCCGGCGGCTGGCGGTGGAGCCCGCGGGAGACGACGCGATGGCGCCGAAGCTGACCGAGCGGGAGACCGAGGTGCTGCGGCTGGTGGCCAAGGGCCTGTCCTATCGGCAGATCGCGGAGCGTTTGGTGCTCAGCCATCGCACGGTGCAGAACCATGTGCAGAACACGCTCGGAAAGCTGCAACTCCATAATCGGGTGGAATTGACCCGCTATGCCATTGAAAAGGGCCTGGATTAACGCACGCCCCCGCGGATAGGCGCGGGGGCGTGGAAAAGCCGTCAGTGGTAGGTCGGGGCGTTCGTCTCGTGCATGGCGGCTTCCTCCGCCGTGGGGCCGCCGCCGGCCATGCCCGCGTCCTGGGCGATGCTGTCCGGCTCGTCGTCGAAGCCGGAGCCCGCGTCCGGTTCCACGAGGCGGCCCACCGGTCGCGGTACGTCGTCGTCGAGCTGGCCGTCGTCGTACAGGGAGATCGCGGAGTGCGGGTCCGACGTCGGGCTCTCGCCCCAGACGTCCGCGGCCAGGCGCCGCTGCTCCGGGTCGTCGACGGTCTCGGCGTACGACTCCGGCTGGGGCGGGTCCTGCGCGCCGAAGTCGGGCTCCTCCTGTCGCAGGCGGCGGTCGAGCGACTCGCCCTCGCGCTGCTCCTGCGCCGTCTCGCCGAAGTGGTTGGAGCCGCCCGGTCCCACACCCGCCAGCGCGGCCGGGTCGGGTCCGTCGGCCCACCGGGGGCTGTCCACGGCGTCGTACGCGTTCGAATCGTCATCCGCGGTCTCGGGCAGGCCGGAAGCCTCCGGGTCGGAGACCGCGGTGGGAAAGTCGTCGTCTCGCATACCCGGTGATTACCCCCGGGTGTGGCCAGCCATGCCTGTGGTCTGCACATCGCCTCCCTGCGGGCCCTCGCACTCCAGGGACTCGTCCTCGTCGAGGGACGCCCACACGACCTTGCCGCCGGCCAGGGCGAGGCTGCCCCAGCGGCTCGCCATCGAGTCGATCAGCAACAGGCCGCGGCCGCCGTACGAGGTCACCGGGACCGGGCCGCCGGTGAAGCGGGGCACGACCGGGGACCGGTCGCGCACCGCCACGCTCATGGCGTCGCCCTGCAGCGCCAGCAGGACTGTCATATCCGTCCGCGCGTGCGCCACCACGTTGTTGACCATCTCGGTGACGACGATGCACGCCGCCCCGGCCAGGTCGGGCAGCTCCCAGCGGGCGCACGCCTCGGTGACCAGCTCCCGGGACCGCCGGGCGGCGCCCACGACCGGTTCCAGGTCGATGGAGAGGAAGTTCTCCGGGGCGGGGCGGCCGAGCGCCGTGAACGCCTCCTGGGGGTCCGGCCAGATCGGCAGGCCCGAGCCGTGCCAGTCGCGGGTGTCGCCGGCCGCGCAGATCACGACGTGGGCGCCGGGCCAGTCGGCCGTCATGCGGGCGACGTCGCGCAGCACGGTGACCGCCTCGGGCTGGCCGACGGTCAGGTCGCGCACGTCGACGACGAGCGCCTCGGGTTGCCCGGCGAGCACGTCGAGCAGTGCCTCGCCCACGGCGGGGGCGGAGTCGGCGTCGAGCACCCCGGACAGTCGGACGACCGGATAGGTCTGCCCGCCGTCCACCAGGTGTCGGACCTCGCTCGGCATGATCGCTCCATTGTGCATAACGAGTAGGGCACTCGCATTCCCGCGGGAACGAAATTTTAGGGGGATTTGCCCGAATTGGTGCATAAGCGAGGCATGGTCATGCGCTGGTTGTACCCCTTGTGCCGCCGCTCATGCACGCCTCAGCGGGCGGCGGGATGCAGACGCGCTTGCTCGGCCCGACGTTTCGACGAGGCCCGGACGGTCGCGTGGTGGTGCTGCGGCTCGGCGTACCGGGTCAGGGCGATCACCGCGCCGAGCGTCACCACGAAGCCGACGCCGGCCAGCCACTCCCGGCCCGGGTGGATCCGGTCGCCGAGCAGCAGCAGGCCGACGATCGCCGCCGGCACCGCGCCCGCGGCGTCCATCGCGGCGACCGCGGCGGTGGTCGAGCCCCGCTGCATGGCGAGGCCGAGCAGGAGCTGACCCACGATCGAGTGGGCGATCAGCAGATAGAGCAGCGGGTCGGAGACGAAGTCCCCGGCGGAACCCGCCATCGCCAGCGGCCGGGCCGCGATCGCCGCCGCCGAGAAGGCGATGCCGGCGAGGGAGCCCAGCACGACGGAACCGAGCGCGCCGTGCAGGCGTACCGCGAAGAAGCCGAGCACCGCGATCACCGCGATCGCGACGGCGAGGCCGATCACCCCGGACGTGCCGAGCTGGCGCGAATGCGCCGGCTGTGCCGACAGCACGAGCGCGGTGATGCCGCCCAGCAGCAACGCCAGTAGCGCAACCTCCGCCACAGGCAGGGTCCACTTCAGCACCAGGACGCCGAGCAGCGCCGTCACCCCCAGTCCCGCCGCCACGCTGGCCTGCACCAGGAAGAGCGGCAGGTCGCGGCGCGCCAGGAAGGCGAGGACGAACCCCAGGACCTGACAGATCAGCCCCAGCAGATAGGTACGGTGACACGCGAGCCGAACGAGCAGTTGCGGGTCGAAAGTGTGATGCACGCTCGTGCGCGCCGCCGCCACCGACTGCAGCATGTTCGCCACGCCGTACGCGGCGATCATCGCTGCGAGGAAGAACCAGCCGGCGGACATCACTGAGCGAGAATAGACCAGCGACGCCTGCGCCCGGAGGACGAACGGTCCGTCAGGCCCGGCCGCGAGCCAGCCGCTCGAGGATCTCCTCGTGCAGGTGGCCGTTGGACGCGATGGAGCTGCCGTCGCCGGGCGCGCGGTGCCCGGCCAGATCGGTGAAGCTGCCCCCGGCCTCGGTGACGATGGGTATCAGCGCGGCCACGTCCCACAGCGACAGCTCCGGCTCGACCATGACGTCGAGGGCGCCCTCGGCGAGCAGCATGTAGCCGTAGAAGTCCCCGTACGCCCGGCTGCGCCAGCAGTCGCGCATCAGCCCGAGCATCGGCTCGAGGTATCCGCCCTCCTCCCAGCTCGGCAGGCTGGAGTAGCAGAAGCTGGCGTCGCCGAGCTTGCCGACCGCGGAGACGGACAGCCGGGTGGCGGCGTGCTGGTGCTTGCCTGCGTAGGCGCCGTGGCCGAGCGCGCCCCACCAGCGGCGGCCCAGCGCGGGCGCGGACACGAGCCCCGCGACCGGCCGCTCGCCCTCCATGAGCGCGATGAGCGTGCCCCAGACCGGGACGCCGCGGATGAAGTTCTTGGTGCCGTCGATCGGGTCGATGACCCAGTGCCGGTTGCCCGCGCCGGCCGGCGCGGTGCCGCTGCCGAACTCCTCGCCGATCACGCCGTCGCGCGGCCGGGCCCGCGCCAGCGTCGACCGGATCGCCTGCTCGACGGCGGTGTCGGCGTCCGAGACAGGGGTAAGGTCCGGCTTGGACTCCACATGCAGGTCGAGGGCCCGAAACCGGGCCATGGAGATCGAGTCGGCGGTGTCGGCCAGGAGGTGGGCCAGGGCGAGGTCGTCGGCGTACGAAGCCATGCGGGCACGCTAGCGGATCACGCGCTGCCGGCGCGGCGTCACTCGGGCTGGTCGCGCACGTCCAGTTCCCCGGCACGGCTGCTGAGAAGCCGGCGGTACGACGCGAGCCGGCGCGCGTCCGCCTTGCCGGTCGCCACCCAGGCGTCCAGCGTGCAGTCGACGTCCGCGGCCGTGTGCCCGCAGTTGGGCGGGCAGTCGACCGTCCCCTCGACCAGGTCGGGAAAGCCGTGCAACAGGCTCTCCGCGCTCACGTGCGCCAGTCCGAAGCTGCGGATCCCGGGCGTGTCGATGATCCAGCCGGGGTCGCCCTTCTTCTTGACCCGGGGCAGGCGCAGCGCCACGGCGCTGGTCGAGGTGTGCCGCCCCTTGCCCACCGCGCTGACCACGCCGACCGCCCGCAGGGCGTCCGGGACCAGGCGGTTCACCAGCGTCGACTTCCCGACGCCGGAGTGACCGACCAGCACCGAGATGCGGTCGGCGAGGTGCTCGCGCAGCTCGCTCAGGTCGCTGTCCGGCTCGACCAGCACGTACGGCAGATCCAGCTCGGCGTAGTAGTCCAGCACCGGCGCGGGCCCGGCGAGGTCGGCCTTGGTCAGGCACAGCAGCGGTTCGACGTCGGCGTCGTACGCGGCCACCAGGCACCGGTCGATGAACCCCGTGCGCGGCGGCGGATCGGCCAGCGCGCTGACGATCACGAGCTGGTCGGCGTTGGCCACGACGACCCGCTCGAGCCGGCCCTCGGGCGTGGTGTCGTCGTCGTCGGCCGTGCGGCGCAGCACGGAGGTGCGTTCGGCGATGCGCACGATGCGGGCCAGCGCCCCCGGCGTGCCGGAGACGTCGCCGACCAGTGCCACCCGGTCGCCCACCACGACGGACTTGCGGCCCAGCTCGCGGGCGCGCATCGCGGTGACGATCTCGTCCTCGCTGTCCGAGTCCTCGCGGACACAGCCGTAGCGGCCCCGGTCGACGGTGATCACCAGCGCGCCGACGGCGTCCTCGTGCTTGGGGCGGGTCCGGGTGCGCGGGCGCGACGACCGGCCCGGACGGACCCGGACGTCATCCTCGTCGTACTCCCGCTTGCGTGCCGGCAGCTTCAGCTCCCTGTCACCAGGCCGGCCCAGAGCTCGGGGAACTCGGGCAGCGTCTTGGACGTACACGCTACGTCGGTGAGGTCGATCCCCCCGACGGCGAGGCCGATCACGGCCGCGGCGTGGGCCATCCGGTGGTCGGCGTAGGTCTCGAAGGTCGTCGCCCGCAGCGGCCGGGGCGTGATGTCCAGGCCGTCG is a genomic window containing:
- the rsgA gene encoding ribosome small subunit-dependent GTPase A, translating into MGRPGDRELKLPARKREYDEDDVRVRPGRSSRPRTRTRPKHEDAVGALVITVDRGRYGCVREDSDSEDEIVTAMRARELGRKSVVVGDRVALVGDVSGTPGALARIVRIAERTSVLRRTADDDDTTPEGRLERVVVANADQLVIVSALADPPPRTGFIDRCLVAAYDADVEPLLCLTKADLAGPAPVLDYYAELDLPYVLVEPDSDLSELREHLADRISVLVGHSGVGKSTLVNRLVPDALRAVGVVSAVGKGRHTSTSAVALRLPRVKKKGDPGWIIDTPGIRSFGLAHVSAESLLHGFPDLVEGTVDCPPNCGHTAADVDCTLDAWVATGKADARRLASYRRLLSSRAGELDVRDQPE
- a CDS encoding response regulator, which translates into the protein MVVDDHPMWRDGVARDLAAAGYDVVATTGEGRQAVRIAGAARPDVVVLDLQLPDVSGVEVINGLLEAVPGVRVLMLSASGEQQSVLDAVKAGASGYLLKSAAQAEFLDAVARTAAGDTVFTPGLAGLVLGEFRRLAVEPAGDDAMAPKLTERETEVLRLVAKGLSYRQIAERLVLSHRTVQNHVQNTLGKLQLHNRVELTRYAIEKGLD
- the hisN gene encoding histidinol-phosphatase, which encodes MASYADDLALAHLLADTADSISMARFRALDLHVESKPDLTPVSDADTAVEQAIRSTLARARPRDGVIGEEFGSGTAPAGAGNRHWVIDPIDGTKNFIRGVPVWGTLIALMEGERPVAGLVSAPALGRRWWGALGHGAYAGKHQHAATRLSVSAVGKLGDASFCYSSLPSWEEGGYLEPMLGLMRDCWRSRAYGDFYGYMLLAEGALDVMVEPELSLWDVAALIPIVTEAGGSFTDLAGHRAPGDGSSIASNGHLHEEILERLARGRA
- a CDS encoding DUF5709 domain-containing protein, which encodes MRDDDFPTAVSDPEASGLPETADDDSNAYDAVDSPRWADGPDPAALAGVGPGGSNHFGETAQEQREGESLDRRLRQEEPDFGAQDPPQPESYAETVDDPEQRRLAADVWGESPTSDPHSAISLYDDGQLDDDVPRPVGRLVEPDAGSGFDDEPDSIAQDAGMAGGGPTAEEAAMHETNAPTYH
- a CDS encoding carbohydrate-binding protein → MPRHSAPLKHAWIRPRLLVTLAVASAGLATAIWLPTRNDSADASEWRNNTIRTIASLEEFSDEFRGREGSTVDPQKWFLNTASTGNGLTFSQSTRNARLDGDGNLVIVARDSDRNGLTSAQLVSRSLFRRASGQIEAKIKVPDGDGLRPAFALFGANRTNPAAVNLLTDPIEDGEFHTYALAWTPDSVTLSRDGEVLQQTAAPQNGTDQLFRLSLSLFVTDAREADLPARMTVDFVRLGALPATPEPSAPPATPSSPAPATTAPAESPTTVPPTTPPVEESTAPPATTEPPAAPPTTSAPAAAAAPAWKAFTDYKVGDVVKFKGADYRVLEAHTSLPGWEPTTLVSLFKKV
- a CDS encoding ATP-binding protein, which produces MPSEVRHLVDGGQTYPVVRLSGVLDADSAPAVGEALLDVLAGQPEALVVDVRDLTVGQPEAVTVLRDVARMTADWPGAHVVICAAGDTRDWHGSGLPIWPDPQEAFTALGRPAPENFLSIDLEPVVGAARRSRELVTEACARWELPDLAGAACIVVTEMVNNVVAHARTDMTVLLALQGDAMSVAVRDRSPVVPRFTGGPVPVTSYGGRGLLLIDSMASRWGSLALAGGKVVWASLDEDESLECEGPQGGDVQTTGMAGHTRG
- the macS gene encoding MacS family sensor histidine kinase, translated to MTETSGLQTPLWRAIAVYRIAALVYVGILVVRNVGAYERPLFAWPVLALTAAWTVFTTYAYAVPARRKPPLLVADLVVTMGVMASSAVIVGPEALKDGRPTLAVAWHVAPVIAWAVAGGRRWGIAAALAMGATDLVVRNHYDQAAFTGTVLMLLAALAVGYLVGIAEISQQRLERAIQLEAATRERERLARDIHDSVLQVLALVKRRGAGLDGEAGELARLAGEQEVALRTLVTGRIPDLADDHADVDLMTLLDPYASATVSVAAPAGAVRLPSRTATEVAAAVSAALDNVRTHCAPGTKVWVLVEDEPESVTVSVRDDGCGIAPERLDEAESQGRLGVAQSIRGRVGDLGGTVRIVSAPGQGTEVELTVPRPSLG